The proteins below are encoded in one region of Verrucomicrobiota bacterium:
- the pyk gene encoding pyruvate kinase, producing MTTTLRKTKIICTLGPATESPERLREMILAGANIFRLNMSHAQHDWVRQIVPTIRGIAAELDMPVGILLDTQGPAVRTGDLPTKLDLKVGDIMEFTVRGARSEEIYSVNVNYDGLIDDINEGDVVLVDNGVIHLKVLSKINNRIRCEVLTPGALGSRRHINLPGVKVNLPPLTEKDMADIAVGTEVGVDFVALSFCREPSDIVEMRRVLALHNSKARVIAKIEDQSAVKLIAEIIKETDAVMIARGDLGIECPMEELPIIQRKILKIALKIGKQVIVATHMLESMIENPVPTRAEVTDVANAVFEQADAIMLSGETTVGKYPIDCVKVLDRIARRIERSGSAHFAEQTSLLTPRQKTAYSGVVLANSFANASIAVLTRHGDMADYTSHIRPEHATIYAITPSEVTARHLTLNWGVMPIVMPFGATPEESVKKAEELLLSRGLLNKGDQLIVMSDIIEGDEKFDSIQLRKI from the coding sequence ATGACCACCACTCTCCGTAAAACTAAAATCATCTGCACCTTGGGCCCTGCGACCGAGTCACCGGAGCGCCTCCGCGAGATGATCCTGGCTGGAGCCAATATCTTCCGGCTCAACATGAGCCACGCCCAGCATGATTGGGTGCGCCAGATCGTCCCGACCATCCGCGGGATCGCCGCCGAGCTCGACATGCCGGTTGGCATCCTGCTCGACACTCAGGGGCCTGCTGTCCGCACCGGTGACCTCCCCACAAAACTCGATCTCAAGGTGGGCGACATCATGGAGTTCACCGTCCGCGGTGCCCGCAGCGAGGAAATCTATTCGGTCAACGTCAACTACGACGGCCTGATCGACGACATCAATGAGGGTGACGTTGTCCTCGTGGACAACGGAGTTATTCATCTCAAGGTTCTTTCCAAGATCAATAACCGCATCCGCTGCGAGGTGCTCACACCCGGAGCGCTTGGCTCCCGCCGTCATATCAATCTGCCAGGCGTGAAGGTCAATCTGCCCCCTCTCACGGAAAAAGACATGGCTGATATTGCCGTCGGGACCGAAGTCGGTGTCGACTTTGTAGCCCTGAGCTTCTGCCGCGAACCTTCTGACATTGTCGAAATGCGTCGTGTTCTGGCCCTCCATAACAGCAAGGCCCGGGTCATCGCAAAGATCGAGGATCAGAGCGCCGTCAAGCTGATCGCCGAGATCATCAAGGAGACTGATGCCGTCATGATTGCCCGCGGAGATCTTGGCATCGAATGCCCGATGGAGGAATTGCCCATCATCCAGCGCAAGATTCTTAAAATAGCCCTGAAGATCGGCAAACAAGTCATCGTCGCCACGCACATGCTGGAGTCGATGATCGAAAACCCCGTCCCAACCCGCGCCGAGGTCACCGATGTCGCCAATGCAGTCTTCGAACAGGCCGATGCGATCATGCTCAGCGGAGAGACCACGGTTGGCAAATATCCTATCGACTGCGTCAAGGTTCTCGACCGGATCGCCCGGCGCATCGAGCGCAGTGGCAGCGCCCACTTCGCCGAACAGACCTCACTGCTTACGCCCCGCCAGAAGACCGCTTACTCGGGTGTCGTGCTGGCCAACTCGTTTGCCAATGCAAGCATTGCCGTCCTGACCCGCCACGGCGATATGGCCGACTACACCAGCCACATCCGTCCCGAGCACGCCACCATCTATGCCATTACTCCATCGGAAGTGACGGCTCGCCATCTCACGCTAAACTGGGGCGTGATGCCGATCGTGATGCCATTTGGGGCGACTCCCGAGGAGTCCGTCAAAAAGGCCGAAGAGCTGCTTCTTTCCCGAGGCCTCCTCAATAAAGGAGATCAACTCATCGTGATGAGCGACATCATCGAGGGGGACGAGAAGTTTGATTCCATTCAGCTCCGCAAGATCTAG
- a CDS encoding DUF4410 domain-containing protein, protein MFAASLLTFSGCASVGVGNVFSKGEAPKKLPARIYVQEFKTPHDSFRVDRGGKDLTTFITAEKLALAQEIVAQLNKYVAPAEILAADKEPPRGNYWLVTGIYDRVNQGSRALRTIVGFGAGGTKLETRVQVFSVSGKKPSQFLSLLTSGGSGLAPGAWAAFTPAGAFSVPGAVANAGGASLGGLSIDRKRTAREIAATISEYCFQHGLVPERKTRRPKKLGELPFFQRPDFVVPKSGL, encoded by the coding sequence TTGTTTGCCGCCTCATTGCTGACCTTTTCGGGATGCGCCTCGGTGGGAGTCGGCAATGTTTTTTCCAAGGGAGAAGCTCCAAAAAAACTTCCCGCCAGGATTTATGTCCAGGAATTCAAAACGCCGCATGACAGCTTCCGCGTGGATCGTGGGGGCAAAGACCTGACGACCTTTATCACTGCCGAGAAACTCGCCCTCGCCCAAGAGATCGTTGCTCAACTGAACAAGTATGTTGCTCCAGCCGAAATCCTTGCGGCGGATAAGGAGCCGCCTCGAGGAAACTACTGGCTCGTAACCGGGATCTACGACCGTGTGAATCAGGGAAGTCGCGCCTTAAGAACGATTGTTGGCTTCGGAGCCGGGGGAACCAAGCTTGAGACTCGCGTTCAGGTTTTCTCTGTTTCCGGGAAGAAACCTTCACAATTCCTCTCTCTCCTCACTTCGGGGGGGTCCGGCCTAGCACCCGGCGCGTGGGCGGCCTTCACGCCTGCAGGAGCCTTCTCTGTGCCGGGTGCGGTGGCAAATGCAGGAGGCGCCTCACTAGGAGGACTTTCGATTGACCGGAAGAGGACGGCGCGCGAGATCGCTGCCACGATTTCGGAGTATTGTTTTCAGCACGGCTTGGTTCCAGAACGGAAGACCCGCCGACCTAAAAAACTCGGCGAATTGCCCTTTTTCCAGCGCCCTGATTTCGTCGTTCCGAAAAGCGGATTGTAG
- a CDS encoding serine protease yields MKPLFLFFLLCAGLPAQNPNGTNGTNGTNNAAVPPSTTPAKDPRYIVEDEHFESDAGKATDQLAKEGKLVTYTQLAKSLPKSRAELALPAVAGSPHSPTELAETLRHSTVAMGLRYQEPHSKKWRFMIGATAFAVAPETLSTSLHVMTIDPTLMREAQAVAVTEEGKVFPVTEIIASSDRADTCLIKVPGLMLPALPLRVGVRPGEAVWCMSHPDGFSFMFTGGQVARISRDRYDEKHQPALHVEVTAEYCPGSSGGAVTDAEGNVIAQVSSINNYDGFTSRDGKAVNGIVSARTCTATEELLVLTKPGENEPVPLPTPTPMPKPKHRAPKSQSLPASTPTPRAR; encoded by the coding sequence GTGAAGCCGCTGTTCCTCTTCTTCCTGCTCTGTGCGGGTTTGCCGGCCCAGAATCCGAATGGGACGAACGGGACGAACGGGACGAACAATGCTGCCGTTCCTCCCAGTACTACTCCGGCGAAGGATCCGCGCTATATCGTGGAGGATGAGCATTTCGAGAGTGATGCCGGCAAGGCGACCGACCAGCTTGCCAAGGAGGGCAAACTCGTCACCTACACGCAGCTTGCCAAGAGCCTGCCTAAGAGCCGTGCCGAGTTGGCGCTTCCGGCAGTGGCCGGGAGCCCTCACTCACCCACCGAGCTAGCGGAAACACTCCGCCACAGCACGGTGGCTATGGGTTTGCGCTACCAAGAGCCCCACTCAAAGAAGTGGCGTTTCATGATTGGCGCCACCGCCTTCGCCGTGGCGCCTGAGACGCTCTCCACGTCGCTGCACGTGATGACGATCGACCCGACTTTGATGCGAGAGGCTCAGGCCGTGGCGGTGACGGAGGAAGGGAAGGTTTTTCCCGTCACTGAGATCATCGCCTCAAGCGACCGCGCCGACACCTGCCTGATCAAGGTTCCCGGCCTGATGCTCCCGGCCCTGCCGCTTCGGGTGGGAGTGCGTCCGGGTGAAGCGGTTTGGTGCATGAGTCATCCGGATGGATTCTCCTTCATGTTCACGGGCGGACAAGTCGCCCGGATCAGTCGCGACCGCTACGATGAGAAGCATCAGCCGGCGCTCCATGTCGAGGTGACGGCTGAGTACTGCCCAGGCTCTAGCGGCGGAGCGGTGACCGACGCCGAGGGTAACGTCATCGCTCAGGTTTCCAGCATCAACAACTATGACGGCTTCACATCGCGCGATGGCAAGGCGGTCAATGGGATCGTTTCGGCTAGGACCTGCACCGCGACCGAAGAGCTGTTGGTGCTTACGAAGCCTGGTGAAAACGAACCGGTGCCTCTTCCCACGCCCACGCCGATGCCGAAACCGAAACACCGCGCTCCAAAATCCCAATCCTTGCCAGCATCTACACCCACACCCAGGGCTCGCTAG
- a CDS encoding ATP-binding cassette domain-containing protein, which yields MPLLQLQQVTLRYTDLPLLDKVDLQIDPGERVCLVGRNGTGKTSIMRVISGEEKPQSGDITKPNGVVLTRLPQEVPDGILGTVYEVIHSGLRIGGTEEDWEADVRVEDLMDEMKLPAEKEFQSLSGGMKRRVLLARALVGQPDVLLLDEPTNHLDLESILWLENFLLKVRPTLFFVTHDRAFLRKLSTRIVELDRGSLTSWACDYDTYLVRKGAFLDAEEKQWAAFDKKLAQEEAWIRQGVKARRTRNEGRVHALKSLRAERGKRRERVGSAKIEIQEAGSSGQKVIEAKNITFHYGDHPIVSDFTATLWKGDKIGIIGPNGAGKTTLLKMLLGKLEPTEGSVKLGTKLQVVYLDQLRDQIDGEKSLGQNVAGDAETVTFQGRPVHIHTYLKDFLFPSDRIRMPAKMLSGGERNRLLLARLFLQPANVLVLDEPTNDLDAETLELLEELLVGYEGTLMVVSHDRAFLDNVVTSTYVFEGEGRITEYTGGYEDWVNQRRELDRVASLPIASTPVINAPKAGKTEKGRKFLNREQKELDDLPAKLEELEAKQSELSERLADPALYQSKGGEFQKVEGELHQLHQTIEKAMARWEELEKLRVELGS from the coding sequence ATGCCTCTTCTCCAACTCCAGCAGGTCACCCTCCGCTACACAGACCTTCCGCTTCTCGACAAAGTCGACCTGCAGATCGATCCCGGTGAGCGCGTCTGCCTAGTGGGACGCAACGGCACCGGCAAGACCAGCATCATGCGGGTCATCTCCGGCGAGGAAAAACCGCAGTCGGGAGACATCACCAAGCCCAATGGAGTCGTACTGACAAGACTCCCTCAGGAAGTGCCGGACGGCATCCTTGGGACGGTCTACGAAGTGATCCATAGTGGCCTCCGGATCGGTGGTACTGAGGAAGACTGGGAAGCAGACGTACGCGTCGAGGATTTGATGGATGAGATGAAACTTCCTGCCGAAAAAGAATTCCAGAGTCTCTCCGGAGGCATGAAGCGCCGAGTGCTACTCGCCCGCGCCCTTGTGGGACAGCCCGATGTCTTGCTGCTCGACGAGCCGACCAACCATCTCGACCTCGAGTCGATCCTCTGGCTCGAGAACTTCCTGTTGAAGGTCCGGCCGACCCTTTTCTTTGTGACCCACGACCGCGCATTCCTCCGGAAGCTCTCCACCCGCATCGTCGAGCTCGACCGCGGGAGTCTTACCAGCTGGGCCTGCGACTACGACACCTACCTTGTGCGCAAGGGGGCCTTCCTCGATGCCGAGGAGAAGCAATGGGCCGCTTTCGACAAGAAACTTGCCCAAGAAGAAGCATGGATCCGTCAAGGCGTGAAGGCTCGGCGAACCCGGAACGAAGGCCGCGTGCACGCCTTAAAATCTCTGCGCGCAGAACGAGGCAAACGCCGCGAGCGTGTCGGTTCGGCCAAGATCGAGATTCAGGAAGCCGGCTCCTCGGGCCAGAAGGTCATCGAGGCAAAGAACATCACCTTTCATTACGGAGATCACCCCATTGTCAGTGACTTCACCGCAACCCTCTGGAAAGGGGATAAGATCGGGATCATCGGCCCCAACGGAGCAGGCAAGACGACACTCCTGAAAATGCTGCTCGGCAAACTGGAGCCTACAGAGGGATCCGTGAAGCTGGGCACCAAGCTCCAGGTCGTCTATCTCGATCAGCTCCGCGACCAGATCGACGGAGAGAAGAGCCTGGGCCAGAACGTAGCGGGCGATGCTGAGACCGTGACCTTCCAGGGAAGGCCTGTCCATATCCATACCTATCTGAAGGATTTCCTGTTCCCCTCCGATCGTATTCGGATGCCCGCCAAGATGCTCTCCGGCGGTGAGAGAAACCGCCTTCTGCTGGCGCGCCTCTTTCTGCAACCAGCAAATGTCCTCGTGCTCGATGAGCCGACTAACGACCTCGATGCCGAGACCCTGGAGCTGCTCGAGGAGCTCCTGGTCGGCTACGAGGGAACACTCATGGTCGTCTCCCATGACCGCGCCTTCCTAGACAATGTGGTGACCAGCACCTATGTCTTCGAGGGAGAGGGTCGCATCACCGAGTACACCGGAGGCTACGAAGACTGGGTCAATCAGCGCCGCGAATTGGATCGCGTTGCATCGCTGCCCATCGCTTCGACACCGGTTATCAATGCACCGAAGGCTGGAAAGACGGAGAAAGGACGCAAGTTCCTGAATCGCGAACAGAAAGAGCTCGATGACCTTCCAGCAAAGCTTGAGGAACTGGAGGCCAAGCAGTCAGAACTTTCCGAAAGACTGGCCGATCCGGCTCTCTACCAAAGCAAAGGCGGCGAATTCCAAAAGGTCGAAGGGGAACTCCATCAGCTTCACCAGACCATCGAGAAAGCGATGGCCCGCTGGGAGGAGCTGGAAAAGCTCAGGGTGGAGCTGGGCAGCTAG
- a CDS encoding biopolymer transporter ExbD yields the protein MRRFSDRNALHTLSELNVTPLLDLAFVLLIIFMITTPLMENSMDLIVPSSSTAKSEVNPSQIQTLSVDRNDVIKLNEQIVPAADLQSRLASLKREQPNLAVVVRPDKDLPVQNFVRVMDLLHKAGISKVGVMTRPEAQGSKQ from the coding sequence ATGCGCAGATTCTCGGACCGCAACGCACTGCACACACTCAGTGAGCTGAATGTGACGCCGCTGCTCGACTTGGCGTTCGTGCTGCTGATCATCTTCATGATCACCACACCGCTCATGGAGAACAGCATGGACCTGATCGTACCGAGCAGCTCGACGGCGAAGTCGGAAGTGAACCCCTCGCAGATTCAGACCCTTTCTGTGGATAGGAATGATGTCATCAAGCTGAACGAGCAGATCGTTCCCGCGGCCGATCTCCAGAGTCGTCTGGCCTCACTCAAGCGGGAGCAGCCGAACCTTGCTGTCGTCGTGCGGCCCGACAAGGACCTGCCTGTCCAGAATTTCGTCCGTGTCATGGACCTGCTTCATAAGGCCGGCATTTCGAAAGTTGGTGTGATGACTCGGCCCGAGGCTCAGGGATCCAAGCAATAG
- a CDS encoding TonB family protein produces the protein MSVQEPRFRRALIVVGLIHVILIGGLLWFFNRPIKKPSGQLTWMETGSFSAPQETTAAPVIKSPLEKQEEKEEPEQPLFTKSHPTPIPLQENEKQAPQTPEPPSEISLATPTPTPTPTPIATPTPTPTPKPTPKPTPKPTPKPTPKPTPTPTPTPKETPKPTPTPEEKPTPEPTPKPSPKPTPKASPHHTPAKPKPTPSPESKAKPTPKPSPKVEKAQKSEKLENDNEDHPAKKASSQSAEKSSEGSKKSSSDTKKSSTAKGEGSGNSDAKSAFLASKGGGTGTGGSGGNGADPGTVDAYHSLIHDRFYSQWEQPTSISTEHRHDFATVLKITIQRDGTISDFSLAKPSGNPVMDQSVLEAARKVIKIAPVPEKMGNSGGYTININFELE, from the coding sequence ATGAGTGTGCAAGAACCCCGCTTCCGCAGGGCGCTTATCGTCGTCGGCCTAATCCATGTCATCCTGATCGGCGGACTCCTCTGGTTCTTCAACAGGCCGATCAAGAAACCCTCCGGTCAGCTCACTTGGATGGAGACGGGCTCTTTTTCTGCTCCTCAGGAAACTACCGCTGCGCCTGTCATCAAGTCTCCATTGGAAAAACAAGAGGAAAAAGAAGAGCCAGAGCAGCCCCTCTTTACTAAATCGCATCCCACGCCCATTCCTCTCCAGGAGAACGAGAAACAGGCCCCCCAAACACCAGAGCCACCTTCTGAGATCTCTTTGGCCACGCCGACCCCTACTCCCACGCCAACGCCCATAGCGACCCCCACGCCCACTCCCACACCGAAACCGACGCCCAAGCCTACCCCCAAGCCAACACCAAAACCGACTCCGAAGCCGACCCCTACTCCCACGCCAACTCCTAAAGAGACTCCAAAGCCGACTCCCACGCCGGAGGAAAAACCCACTCCCGAGCCAACGCCCAAACCATCTCCCAAGCCAACACCGAAGGCCTCCCCTCATCATACACCCGCCAAGCCGAAGCCCACACCTTCGCCTGAATCAAAAGCCAAGCCAACGCCGAAGCCCTCTCCCAAAGTAGAGAAAGCTCAGAAATCAGAGAAGTTGGAGAATGATAACGAGGATCACCCCGCCAAAAAGGCCTCCTCCCAAAGTGCTGAGAAATCCTCTGAAGGCTCCAAGAAGAGCTCCAGCGACACCAAGAAATCCTCCACGGCAAAGGGTGAAGGCTCAGGCAACTCTGATGCCAAGTCGGCCTTCCTTGCCTCCAAGGGTGGGGGAACCGGTACGGGTGGGTCGGGTGGTAACGGTGCCGATCCCGGCACCGTCGACGCCTATCACAGCCTGATCCACGACCGCTTCTACAGCCAGTGGGAGCAGCCGACCTCGATATCGACCGAGCATCGCCACGACTTTGCCACCGTCCTGAAGATCACCATCCAGCGCGACGGCACGATCAGCGACTTCTCGTTGGCAAAACCGAGCGGCAACCCCGTCATGGATCAGTCGGTCCTAGAAGCCGCCCGCAAGGTCATCAAGATCGCCCCGGTTCCCGAGAAAATGGGCAATTCAGGCGGATACACGATTAACATTAATTTCGAGCTCGAATAG
- a CDS encoding MotA/TolQ/ExbB proton channel family protein: MPLLLGSGIVYAFLESTPEGKAVLLVLFVGSIFSWSVMITKIRVLGFAKKQSERFMALFHRDREPLNIFETSLEFEGSPLFEIYQAGCEELCFQVLGSIEVDETFQSRLKYAERITPAQMRSVQAAMERAVGESSLKLESQMIILSTAVSGAPFVGLLGTVWGVMDAFGGIAASGSASLAAMAPGVSGALITTVTGLLVAIPAMFGYNFLVTSVRGMIVSCDNFAAELSSEIEHRYVTHGSRNG; the protein is encoded by the coding sequence ATGCCTTTATTGCTCGGTAGCGGAATCGTCTATGCCTTTCTCGAGTCGACACCCGAGGGAAAGGCGGTCCTGCTTGTGCTCTTCGTTGGTTCGATTTTCAGCTGGTCGGTGATGATCACCAAGATACGAGTCCTTGGATTTGCTAAGAAGCAATCTGAGCGTTTTATGGCCCTGTTCCATCGGGATCGGGAGCCACTGAATATTTTCGAGACCAGTCTGGAGTTCGAGGGATCTCCCCTCTTTGAGATCTATCAGGCCGGTTGCGAGGAGCTCTGCTTCCAGGTGCTCGGATCGATCGAGGTCGACGAGACGTTCCAGTCGCGTCTGAAATACGCGGAGCGCATCACGCCTGCACAGATGCGCTCAGTTCAGGCTGCCATGGAGCGCGCCGTCGGGGAATCATCGCTCAAGCTGGAATCCCAGATGATCATTCTCTCCACTGCGGTCAGCGGCGCTCCCTTTGTCGGTCTGCTCGGAACTGTCTGGGGTGTCATGGATGCCTTCGGCGGAATTGCCGCCTCGGGAAGTGCCAGCCTTGCGGCCATGGCGCCCGGCGTCTCAGGAGCCCTGATCACCACGGTGACCGGCCTGCTCGTCGCGATCCCGGCCATGTTCGGATACAACTTTTTAGTAACCAGCGTCCGCGGGATGATTGTCTCCTGCGACAACTTTGCCGCGGAACTCTCCAGCGAGATCGAGCATCGCTACGTCACCCACGGGAGCCGCAACGGTTAG
- a CDS encoding cupin domain-containing protein, whose protein sequence is MNIEEVITRLGLKPHPEGGYYAETFRSLESVMLSDGRQRSAGTAIYFLLPEGAFSALHRVAGDECWHHYGGAPLELVMISPKGSLERVTLGPDLKAGQRPQHVVPSGWWQATRPLDGGSALAGCTVAPGFDFADFEMPSRPVLLELFPIHAAVILEFTYP, encoded by the coding sequence CTGAATATCGAGGAAGTCATCACACGACTCGGGCTGAAACCTCATCCCGAGGGTGGGTATTATGCCGAAACTTTCCGTTCCTTGGAGAGCGTTATGCTCTCCGATGGAAGGCAGCGCTCTGCCGGCACGGCCATCTATTTCCTGCTCCCGGAGGGTGCTTTTTCAGCCCTTCACCGCGTGGCGGGTGACGAGTGCTGGCACCACTATGGGGGAGCCCCACTCGAGTTGGTGATGATCTCCCCCAAAGGCTCCCTGGAGCGGGTTACTCTTGGCCCTGATCTCAAGGCTGGACAGCGCCCCCAGCATGTCGTGCCGTCGGGATGGTGGCAGGCGACTAGGCCTCTGGACGGTGGCTCCGCACTGGCGGGATGCACGGTGGCTCCAGGATTTGACTTTGCGGATTTCGAGATGCCCTCCCGTCCGGTTCTGCTGGAGCTATTTCCAATCCATGCGGCGGTGATTCTGGAGTTTACCTATCCCTAG
- a CDS encoding type II secretion system protein GspG, translated as MKRFLKWLGIGCLVVVLLFFVALPVCAQLGMAGWCARVSSNLAWKQTESSLKSKGEKLTFEELVAPPPEDAANFFAAPLWLELFYSGLPKEQCQINQWKVPLAGEETDRLMTILPERKSPPEDRSKALMALKKSLGASSDPKSSPAVAKLTLDLAEPATPTLRMIAELSKRPGASLPIRYQDGFTAAMPHLTPILGLGQVLGARCHANLALGDSPNAAADIAGLLALQKSLENEPVVMPFLVRQALITIALEAINRGISLHGWSKTQLSGFEQNLREIQLQRNLAICLRGERACVNTLLRNPNQTIVEGSRKLPGRSILPLQVASFNRIMQHTLENLEQPPGKPWNSSVPVFPEIQALKQSPRWIQAVNVLALLCLPALDGSVIKAAQGQTQVNQTIIACALERYRIGEGSYPSSLDALVPGYLASLPTAPTTGKPMHYRLQPNGTFLLWAPAWNLKTLDGQPGEFRGEGDIVWNLSLPMKTKP; from the coding sequence ATGAAGCGCTTCCTGAAATGGCTTGGCATCGGTTGCTTGGTTGTAGTGTTGCTTTTCTTTGTTGCCCTTCCGGTGTGCGCACAGTTGGGAATGGCGGGATGGTGCGCCCGCGTCTCCAGCAATCTCGCATGGAAACAGACCGAATCATCCCTCAAGTCAAAAGGTGAAAAGCTGACCTTCGAGGAATTGGTCGCTCCCCCTCCCGAAGATGCCGCGAACTTCTTTGCAGCCCCTCTTTGGCTTGAACTTTTCTATTCCGGACTCCCCAAGGAACAATGTCAGATCAATCAATGGAAGGTGCCGCTTGCAGGTGAGGAAACGGATCGACTGATGACGATTCTGCCTGAGCGGAAATCTCCTCCGGAAGATCGGTCCAAAGCACTGATGGCCCTGAAGAAGAGCTTGGGAGCATCATCTGATCCGAAAAGTTCCCCGGCAGTCGCGAAGCTGACCTTGGATTTGGCCGAACCTGCAACTCCCACACTCCGGATGATTGCAGAGTTATCCAAGAGGCCCGGAGCCTCGCTCCCTATAAGATACCAGGACGGTTTTACAGCCGCCATGCCCCATCTGACCCCGATTCTTGGATTGGGACAGGTGCTGGGTGCGAGGTGTCACGCCAATCTCGCACTGGGAGATTCACCAAACGCCGCCGCGGATATCGCAGGACTACTTGCCCTGCAGAAGTCACTTGAGAATGAACCGGTCGTGATGCCTTTCCTGGTCAGGCAGGCCCTGATAACGATCGCCCTCGAGGCAATCAATCGTGGGATTTCCCTCCACGGATGGAGCAAAACCCAGCTTTCCGGCTTCGAGCAAAACCTTCGGGAAATTCAGCTTCAGCGGAATCTTGCGATCTGTCTGAGAGGCGAGCGGGCCTGTGTGAACACACTGCTCCGGAATCCAAACCAAACAATCGTCGAGGGGAGTCGAAAACTTCCCGGCCGTTCGATTCTCCCGCTCCAAGTTGCATCGTTCAACCGGATCATGCAGCACACGCTGGAGAATCTCGAACAGCCGCCGGGGAAACCATGGAACAGCAGCGTGCCCGTGTTTCCCGAGATTCAAGCCTTGAAGCAATCCCCTCGCTGGATACAGGCAGTGAACGTCCTGGCTCTGCTTTGCCTGCCTGCATTGGACGGAAGCGTGATCAAGGCCGCCCAAGGACAAACCCAAGTTAATCAGACCATCATCGCCTGCGCGCTGGAGCGCTATCGGATCGGGGAAGGCTCCTACCCCTCTTCCCTCGATGCCTTGGTGCCCGGGTATCTCGCCTCACTCCCAACGGCCCCCACCACGGGCAAACCGATGCACTATCGCCTCCAACCTAACGGAACCTTTCTCCTGTGGGCCCCGGCCTGGAATCTGAAAACCCTCGACGGCCAACCGGGAGAGTTCCGCGGAGAAGGCGACATCGTCTGGAACCTGTCTCTTCCGATGAAAACGAAACCGTGA
- the mqnC gene encoding dehypoxanthine futalosine cyclase produces the protein MPAAVAESLIDRVIEGERISPADALELYRLPLEELGALADHRRKLALTEAYDGAGNDVVTYIIDRNINYTNICNVYCKFCAFYRTEKDSDSYVITHEEIDQKLDELTAAGGIQILMQGGHHPSLTIDWYIDLLSHIREKYPHVNIHGFSPPEFNHFAEVFKMPLEEVIRLFKQAGLGSIPGGGGEILVDSVRNRIAPLKANSDQWLKVMEIAHNMGLSSSATMMFGHVETLEDRIEHLGRLRAQQDETGGFTAFICWTFQPDNTKLRAEPVGSAEYLRMQALSRIFLDNITNVQSSWVTQGPKIGQVALRYGANDFGSVMMEENVVSKAGTSFRLESQEIETLIREAGYTPRRRNNWYQLVD, from the coding sequence ATGCCAGCAGCCGTAGCCGAAAGTCTGATCGACCGCGTGATCGAGGGGGAGCGCATTTCGCCCGCCGATGCTCTGGAGCTCTATCGGCTACCGCTGGAGGAGCTTGGTGCCTTAGCCGATCACCGCAGAAAGCTCGCTCTGACGGAGGCCTATGACGGAGCGGGAAATGATGTGGTGACCTACATCATCGACCGGAACATCAACTACACGAACATCTGCAATGTTTATTGCAAGTTCTGCGCTTTTTACCGGACCGAGAAGGATTCCGATTCCTATGTGATCACCCATGAGGAGATCGACCAGAAGCTCGACGAACTTACGGCCGCTGGAGGCATTCAGATCCTGATGCAGGGGGGGCACCATCCCTCTCTTACGATTGATTGGTATATCGACCTGCTCTCCCATATTCGGGAGAAGTATCCCCATGTGAACATCCACGGGTTCAGCCCGCCGGAGTTCAATCACTTTGCCGAAGTCTTCAAGATGCCGCTTGAGGAGGTCATCCGTCTCTTCAAGCAGGCTGGCCTCGGCTCGATTCCCGGCGGGGGAGGCGAGATCCTGGTCGACAGCGTTCGTAACCGGATCGCGCCGCTCAAGGCCAACAGCGACCAGTGGCTCAAGGTGATGGAGATAGCTCACAACATGGGCTTGAGTTCCAGTGCCACGATGATGTTCGGCCATGTCGAGACGCTCGAGGACCGGATCGAGCATCTCGGACGTCTTCGTGCCCAGCAGGACGAGACTGGTGGTTTCACGGCTTTCATCTGTTGGACTTTCCAGCCCGACAATACAAAGCTCCGTGCTGAACCGGTCGGCTCTGCGGAATATCTCCGGATGCAGGCCCTCTCCCGCATCTTCCTAGACAATATTACAAATGTGCAGAGCTCCTGGGTCACTCAAGGACCCAAGATCGGCCAGGTGGCGCTGCGCTACGGAGCGAACGACTTCGGCAGTGTCATGATGGAAGAGAATGTCGTGAGCAAGGCCGGCACCAGTTTCCGACTCGAGTCCCAGGAGATCGAGACGCTCATCCGAGAGGCCGGATACACTCCACGACGTAGGAACAACTGGTACCAGCTGGTCGATTGA